One genomic window of Caenorhabditis elegans chromosome I includes the following:
- the W04C9.9 gene encoding Zinc finger protein (Partially confirmed by transcript evidence), whose product MCYSLPPSPPSYVMAPMIRMAPAPPPPPMPPMVFQMSPSPQMSPQMSPQMSQQRNYPQLQMMASQTPSMAPLPPPMPPIVGSSSAISSIQNLLEKQQNQYETAPETPRWDRQEPEYQHIDEQVVAPDVVVADTVDEKSTSSEKVEKVHENERLARMDLKYEEPEPEPFDNGTVTFHAWFLRKM is encoded by the exons ATGTGCTattc tctCCCACCATCTCCACCATCTTACGTGATGGCTCCAATGATACGAATGGCTCCGGCACCCCCACCACCTCCAATGCCTCCGATGGTATTCCAAATGTCCCCGTCCCCTCAAATGTCCCCACAAATGTCCCCACAGATGTCCCAACAAAGGAATTACCCCCAACTCCAAATGATGGCTTCTCAGACTCCATCTATGGCTCCTCTGCCGCCTCCGATGCCTCCGATCGTTGGATCCTCCTCAGCGATCAGTTCAATACAGAACCTCCTGGAGAAGCAGCAAAATCAATATGAAACTGCACCAGAGACACCACGTTGGGACCGCCAGGAGCCCGAATATCAGCATATTGATGAGCAAGTTGTTGCTCCGGACGTTGTGGTGGCGGATACAGTAGATGAGAAGAGTACGAGCagtgaaaaagtggaaaaagttCATGAGAATGAACGATTGGCGAGGATGGATCTGAAATATGAGGAACCTGAG ccggaACCATTCGACAACGGCACCGTTACATTCCACGCGTGGTTCCTTCGGAA